One genomic region from Eptesicus fuscus isolate TK198812 chromosome 4, DD_ASM_mEF_20220401, whole genome shotgun sequence encodes:
- the UBE2I gene encoding SUMO-conjugating enzyme UBC9 isoform X2 translates to MSGIALSRLAQERKAWRKDHPFGFVAVPTKNPDGTMNLMNWECAIPGKKGTPWEGGLFKLRMLFKDDYPSSPPKCKFEPPLFHPNVYPSGTVCLSILEEDKDWRPAITIKQILLGIQELLNEPNIQDPAQAEAYTIYCQNRVEYEKRVRAQAKKFAPS, encoded by the exons ATGTCGGGGATCGCCCTCAGCAGACTCGCCCAGGAGAGGAAAGCTTGGAGAAAAGACCACCCATTT GGTTTTGTAGCTGTCCCAACAAAAAACCCCGACGGCACGATGAACCTCATGAACTGGGAGTGTGCCATTCCAGGGAAAAAAGGG ACCCCTTGGGAAGGAGGCTTGTTTAAACTACGCATGCTCTTCAAAGATGACTATCCATCCTCACCTCCGAAAT GCAAATTTGAACCACCATTATTTCACCCGAACGTGTACCCTTCGGGCACTGTGTGCTTGTCCATCCTCGAGGAAGACAAGGACTGGAGGCCAGCCATCACAATTAAGCAG atcTTATTAGGAATACAGGAACTTCTAAATGAACCAAATATTCAAGATCCAGCTCAAGCAGAGGCCTACACAATTTACTG CCAAAACAGAGTGGAATATGAGAAAAGGGTTCGAGCACAAGCCAAGAAGTTTGCACCCTCATAA
- the UBE2I gene encoding SUMO-conjugating enzyme UBC9 isoform X1 — MSGIALSRLAQERKAWRKDHPFTPWEGGLFKLRMLFKDDYPSSPPKCKFEPPLFHPNVYPSGTVCLSILEEDKDWRPAITIKQILLGIQELLNEPNIQDPAQAEAYTIYCQNRVEYEKRVRAQAKKFAPS; from the exons ATGTCGGGGATCGCCCTCAGCAGACTCGCCCAGGAGAGGAAAGCTTGGAGAAAAGACCACCCATTT ACCCCTTGGGAAGGAGGCTTGTTTAAACTACGCATGCTCTTCAAAGATGACTATCCATCCTCACCTCCGAAAT GCAAATTTGAACCACCATTATTTCACCCGAACGTGTACCCTTCGGGCACTGTGTGCTTGTCCATCCTCGAGGAAGACAAGGACTGGAGGCCAGCCATCACAATTAAGCAG atcTTATTAGGAATACAGGAACTTCTAAATGAACCAAATATTCAAGATCCAGCTCAAGCAGAGGCCTACACAATTTACTG CCAAAACAGAGTGGAATATGAGAAAAGGGTTCGAGCACAAGCCAAGAAGTTTGCACCCTCATAA